From a single Myxocyprinus asiaticus isolate MX2 ecotype Aquarium Trade chromosome 33, UBuf_Myxa_2, whole genome shotgun sequence genomic region:
- the LOC127424316 gene encoding forkhead box protein B2-like: MPRPGKNSYSDQKPPYSYISLTAMAIQSSSEKMLPLSDIYKFIMDRFPYYRENTQRWQNSLRHNLSFNDCFIKIPRRPDQPGKGSFWALHPDCGDMFENGSFLRRRKRFKLLRVEHSACKSAPVLHSYHSHHHAQHSLHQSHHHSGKLGMGHPDYLGTMGRLSHFQSYTLSGGQSGSFKHPFAIESLIGRDYKGVMASGLPIASVMHHLGYPMPAQLGGMVNSVWPHVGMLSESVPVSSDYPPFSVAVKGLYHHPGTQSMPAVPMPIKPTPTLGAVPSLTGMTPGVTQLCPRTTSLMERETTALTEEKSGALHAALLQS; encoded by the coding sequence ATGCCTCGGCCAGGCAAGAACTCCTACAGTGACCAAAAGCCTCCGTACTCCTACATCTCTCTGACTGCGATGGCTATCCAGAGCTCCTCTGAGAAGATGCTCCCCCTTAGCGACATCTACAAATTCATCATGGACCGCTTTCCGTATTACCGTGAGAACACTCAGCGCTGGCAAAACTCACTCCGTCACAACCTTTCATTCAATGACTGCTTCATCAAGATCCCTCGACGCCCCGACCAGCCTGGCAAGGGCAGCTTCTGGGCCCTGCATCCAGACTGCGGAGACATGTTTGAGAACGGAAGCTTCTTACGCCGCCGAAAGCGTTTTAAGCTCCTGCGGGTGGAGCATTCAGCTTGCAAGAGTGCCCCCGTGCTCCATTCCTACCATTCTCACCACCATGCACAACATTCCTTACATCAGTCCCACCACCATTCAGGGAAACTGGGCATGGGCCATCCAGACTACCTGGGCACCATGGGCCGCCTCTCACACTTCCAGAGCTATACGCTCAGTGGTGGGCAGAGCGGCAGCTTTAAGCACCCCTTTGCCATCGAGAGCCTGATTGGGCGAGACTATAAAGGAGTGATGGCCAGTGGATTGCCCATTGCCTCGGTTATGCATCACCTTGGTTACCCCATGCCTGCTCAGCTCGGTGGCATGGTCAACTCTGTGTGGCCGCACGTCGGCATGCTCTCCGAGTCAGTTCCAGTGTCATCAGACTACCCACCGTTTAGTGTGGCGGTGAAGGGGCTGTACCATCACCCGGGGACCCAGAGCATGCCTGCCGTACCCATGCCCATTAAACCCACTCCAACTCTGGGAGCAGTTCCCTCATTGACTGGCATGACACCGGGAGTTACGCAGCTATGCCCAAGAACAACATCCCTGATGGAGAGAGAAACAACAGCTCTTACAGAGGAAAAGAGTGGAGCTCTACATGCCGCTCTTCTACAGTCCTGA